A region of Pyxidicoccus parkwaysis DNA encodes the following proteins:
- a CDS encoding slipin family protein has translation MGIIRVEVGQNERAFVLVDELPTRYLVPGRYWLAYPFRKVRVVRVSTEQPLVNIDTSLLALVPEADLQVVELGADERAVLFHKGRPVKWLGRGQHQVWTVERIPGRALVPGSPAVRVERVDTSGVATAPLRDDVRALVPASDYVEAIAAEGSVVLRYVDGSLDAVLPAGRHAAWTVARKVQLAVIDLRERLLHVTGQEVMTKDRVSLRLNLSAAFRVADARRLAVVARSPDDILYLAMQLAAREAVALRTLDELLASREAVAESLFADVKGRADTVGLELLRFGIKDVVLPGEMKDLLNRVIQAQKEAEANVILRREETAATRSMAQTAKVLAENPLLVRLKELEAYKDLASKVGQVHLVLGEGAVPTLQLKGS, from the coding sequence ATGGGCATCATTCGTGTGGAGGTCGGGCAAAACGAGCGGGCATTCGTCCTGGTGGACGAGCTGCCGACGCGTTACCTCGTGCCCGGCCGGTACTGGCTGGCCTACCCGTTCCGCAAGGTGCGCGTGGTGCGCGTGAGCACCGAGCAGCCCCTCGTCAACATCGACACGTCGCTGCTGGCCCTCGTGCCGGAGGCGGACCTCCAGGTGGTGGAGCTCGGCGCCGACGAGCGCGCGGTGCTCTTCCACAAGGGCCGCCCCGTGAAGTGGCTCGGCCGCGGTCAGCACCAGGTGTGGACGGTGGAGCGCATCCCCGGCCGCGCCCTGGTGCCCGGCTCGCCCGCCGTGCGCGTGGAGCGCGTGGACACGTCCGGTGTCGCCACGGCGCCGCTGCGCGACGACGTGCGCGCGCTCGTGCCCGCCAGCGACTACGTGGAGGCCATCGCCGCGGAGGGCAGCGTGGTGCTGCGCTACGTGGACGGCTCGCTGGACGCGGTGCTGCCCGCCGGCCGTCATGCGGCGTGGACGGTGGCGCGCAAGGTGCAGCTCGCCGTCATCGACCTGCGTGAGCGCCTGCTCCACGTGACGGGCCAGGAGGTGATGACGAAGGACCGCGTCAGCCTGCGCCTCAACCTCTCCGCGGCCTTCCGCGTGGCGGACGCGCGCAGGCTCGCCGTGGTGGCGCGCTCGCCGGACGACATCCTCTACCTCGCCATGCAGCTCGCGGCGCGCGAGGCGGTGGCGCTGCGCACGCTGGACGAGCTGCTCGCCTCCCGCGAGGCGGTGGCCGAGTCCCTCTTCGCCGACGTGAAGGGGCGCGCGGACACGGTGGGCCTGGAGCTGTTGCGCTTCGGCATCAAGGACGTGGTGCTGCCGGGTGAGATGAAGGACCTGCTCAACCGCGTCATCCAGGCGCAGAAGGAGGCGGAGGCCAACGTCATCCTCCGCCGCGAGGAGACGGCGGCGACGCGCTCCATGGCACAGACGGCGAAGGTGCTGGCGGAGAACCCGCTGCTCGTGCGCCTCAAGGAGCTCGAGGCCTACAAGGACCTCGCGTCCAAGGTCGGCCAGGTGCACCTCGTCCTCGGCGAGGGCGCGGTGCCCACGCTCCAGCTCAAGGGCTCCTGA
- the blaPYX gene encoding PYX family subclass B1 metallo-beta-lactamase, with protein MRRPLFRLCTLLLLATACASTRERGTAATPLMQSEYSVAEDIHVRQLAPGVWLHTTLAGADFDNYPANGLLIEDGEQSLLVDMGWNTRHAEQLMTWARDTLHRPVRAAVVTHFHVDRTGGVPALTARGIPVYGLEATARLAKEHGHPVPPSIVSESQKLGPVEVYFPGAGHAPDNIVVWHRDSGVLFGGCFVKDGAAKDLGNLSDADVAAWPASLERTRQRFPDMRVVVPGHGQAGGPELLTHTQSLLR; from the coding sequence ATGCGACGCCCCCTTTTCCGACTCTGCACCCTGCTCCTGCTCGCCACAGCCTGCGCTTCCACTCGAGAGCGCGGTACCGCTGCCACACCGTTGATGCAATCCGAGTACAGCGTGGCCGAGGACATCCACGTGCGACAGCTCGCGCCCGGGGTGTGGCTGCACACGACGCTGGCGGGCGCGGACTTCGACAACTACCCCGCCAACGGGCTGCTCATCGAGGACGGTGAGCAATCGCTCCTCGTGGACATGGGTTGGAACACGCGGCATGCGGAGCAGCTCATGACGTGGGCCCGGGACACGCTGCACCGTCCGGTGCGCGCGGCCGTGGTGACGCACTTCCACGTGGACCGGACGGGCGGCGTGCCCGCCCTCACCGCGCGAGGGATTCCAGTGTACGGACTGGAGGCAACAGCGAGGCTCGCGAAGGAGCATGGCCATCCCGTACCTCCGAGCATCGTGTCCGAGTCACAGAAGCTCGGCCCCGTGGAGGTGTACTTCCCCGGTGCGGGTCATGCGCCGGACAACATCGTGGTGTGGCACCGGGACAGCGGCGTGCTCTTCGGCGGCTGCTTCGTGAAGGACGGCGCCGCGAAGGACCTGGGCAACCTGTCCGACGCGGACGTGGCGGCCTGGCCCGCGAGCCTGGAGCGCACGCGCCAGCGCTTCCCAGACATGCGCGTGGTCGTGCCCGGTCACGGCCAGGCCGGCGGCCCGGAATTGCTCACGCACACCCAATCCCTGCTCCGCTGA
- a CDS encoding acyl-CoA dehydrogenase, translating into MTSSSHYVPNLRDIEFNLFEFLDIGRTSLGRAPFGDLDETAARQMLQTFAQLCTNELAASFDESEHTPPKLENGKVTLPPGLKKAMGAFHDAGMHLLEQPPHLGGLGAPPSLGWAAFELLAGANASLAFYTLGNLLARIIDRLGTPEQKRRFLPHMVERHWSGSMVLTEPDAGSDVGAARTKARQVGGGVWEIEGVKRFITNGESDMSENIIHMVLARPEGAGPGTKGLSLFVVPKYWVNDDGSLGGLNGVECTKLEKKMGLKGSVTCELTFGDGKPARGLLLGEVHDGMRQMFYIIEQARMAVGVKSMATLSAGYGRALAFAKDRLQGSDLLQARDKTAPRVPIFRHPDVRRMLMAQKAHAEGMRALCLFAASVQDAVELKGGHRATEAGEMDALNDMLLPLVKGYCSEKAYEMLAVSLQVHGGSGYLTDYPVEQYIRDQKIDTLYEGTTHIQALDLILRKLARDGGATLQGLLTQVRETAEGTGGGKELEAERAAMGKALGDVETMLGTLMGKLGESLYHVGLQGNRVLLSVAELVIGWLLVRHAQVALERMKSNPGDRTFYAGKLASARWYCHEVLPNLAHAARMVEHGNLDLMEVPEESF; encoded by the coding sequence ATGACCTCTTCGAGCCACTACGTCCCCAACCTGCGCGACATCGAATTCAACCTCTTCGAGTTCCTCGACATCGGCCGCACGTCGCTCGGGCGCGCGCCATTTGGCGACCTGGACGAGACGGCGGCGCGGCAGATGCTCCAGACCTTCGCCCAGCTCTGTACGAACGAGCTGGCGGCCTCCTTCGATGAGTCCGAGCACACGCCCCCGAAGCTGGAGAACGGGAAGGTGACGCTGCCTCCGGGGCTCAAGAAGGCGATGGGCGCCTTCCACGACGCGGGCATGCACCTGCTGGAGCAGCCGCCGCACCTGGGCGGCCTGGGCGCGCCGCCGTCGCTGGGCTGGGCGGCGTTCGAGTTGCTGGCGGGCGCCAACGCGTCGCTGGCCTTCTACACGCTGGGCAATCTGCTGGCGCGCATCATCGACCGGCTGGGCACGCCGGAGCAGAAGCGCCGCTTCCTGCCGCACATGGTGGAGCGCCACTGGAGCGGCTCCATGGTGCTGACCGAGCCGGACGCGGGCAGCGACGTGGGCGCGGCGCGCACGAAGGCGCGTCAGGTGGGCGGTGGCGTCTGGGAGATTGAGGGCGTCAAGCGCTTCATCACCAACGGCGAATCGGACATGTCCGAGAACATCATCCACATGGTGCTGGCGCGGCCGGAGGGCGCGGGGCCGGGCACCAAGGGACTGTCGCTGTTCGTGGTGCCCAAGTACTGGGTGAATGACGACGGCAGCCTGGGCGGGCTCAACGGCGTTGAGTGCACCAAGCTGGAGAAGAAGATGGGGCTGAAGGGCTCCGTCACGTGTGAGCTGACGTTCGGCGACGGGAAGCCCGCGCGTGGCCTGCTGCTGGGCGAGGTCCACGACGGCATGCGGCAGATGTTCTACATCATCGAGCAGGCGCGCATGGCGGTGGGCGTGAAGTCCATGGCCACACTGTCCGCGGGCTACGGGCGCGCGCTGGCCTTCGCGAAGGACCGGCTCCAGGGCTCGGACCTGTTGCAGGCGCGGGACAAGACGGCGCCGCGCGTGCCCATCTTCCGGCACCCGGACGTGCGCCGCATGCTGATGGCGCAGAAGGCCCACGCGGAGGGCATGCGCGCGCTGTGCCTCTTCGCCGCCTCGGTGCAGGACGCCGTGGAATTGAAGGGCGGCCACCGCGCCACCGAGGCCGGTGAGATGGACGCGCTCAACGACATGCTGCTGCCGCTGGTGAAGGGCTACTGCTCGGAGAAGGCGTACGAGATGCTGGCGGTGTCGCTCCAGGTGCACGGCGGCTCGGGCTACCTGACGGACTACCCGGTGGAGCAGTACATCCGGGACCAGAAAATCGACACGCTCTACGAGGGCACCACGCACATCCAGGCGTTGGACCTCATCCTGCGCAAGCTGGCGCGCGACGGCGGCGCGACGCTGCAGGGGCTGCTGACGCAGGTGCGCGAGACGGCCGAGGGGACGGGCGGCGGGAAGGAGCTGGAGGCCGAGCGCGCGGCGATGGGGAAGGCGCTGGGCGACGTGGAGACGATGCTCGGCACGCTGATGGGGAAGCTGGGCGAGTCGCTGTACCACGTGGGCCTGCAGGGCAACCGCGTGCTGCTGTCGGTGGCGGAGCTGGTCATCGGCTGGCTGCTGGTGCGGCACGCGCAGGTGGCGCTGGAGCGGATGAAGAGCAACCCCGGTGACAGGACCTTCTACGCGGGCAAGCTCGCCAGCGCGCGCTGGTACTGCCACGAGGTGCTCCCCAACCTCGCCCACGCCGCGCGCATGGTGGAGCACGGCAACCTGGACCTGATGGAGGTTCCGGAAGAGTCGTTCTGA
- a CDS encoding mucoidy inhibitor MuiA family protein: MPLLPLTLLALATTSQISSVVIYPDRAQVTRTQTVTCNGATTAVFEHLPQAASRESFRARATGATLEGITADTVTLEASLAPERKKWEDRGLELDREQEVLNAAAARAKDLERLAQSFTDVAVDRVTRELTGPKPDSRAWAAAFDSAMAVRLRAVKDAQDVADKQRVLQQKLSEVESEMERLNRQALSSEQRVEVRVSCSEGTQVPVELTYLVGGTSWTPLYEARAEEGSGVVELTSLATVRQASGEDWAGAKLFLSTAQPSQDATPPSVTPLYVYATKKPKERKVLVRRDEQQQHAQGGTDAPEAEGEGLRVSSQGLSVQWEAQEATRVPGDGSAVRVRLGRHKLKADFSWRTAPKLHPVVFRVARLANTTRFPLLPGPVSVFRDTGFLGHQRLERVARGAPFELTFGLEEGLRVKRTVVEEVKQSKGLFGGKQRFRYVYRFELANLRARPEKVELAEHVPVSELDDVKVEMEPESTAGYTLAAEDGIATWKVALAPGERRTVDLVFHVDAPSSYDTGSM, from the coding sequence ATGCCCCTGTTGCCCCTGACACTCCTGGCGCTCGCGACGACGTCCCAGATTTCCTCCGTCGTCATCTACCCGGACCGCGCGCAGGTGACGCGGACGCAGACGGTGACGTGCAACGGCGCCACCACCGCCGTCTTCGAGCACCTGCCCCAGGCGGCCTCGCGCGAGAGCTTCCGCGCCCGAGCCACCGGCGCCACCCTGGAGGGCATCACCGCCGACACCGTGACGCTCGAGGCGTCGCTGGCGCCCGAGCGCAAGAAGTGGGAGGACCGCGGGCTGGAGCTGGACCGCGAGCAGGAAGTGCTGAACGCCGCCGCCGCGCGGGCGAAGGACCTGGAGCGGCTGGCGCAATCCTTCACCGACGTGGCCGTGGACCGCGTCACCCGGGAGCTCACCGGGCCGAAGCCGGACTCGCGCGCCTGGGCCGCGGCTTTCGACTCGGCGATGGCGGTGCGGCTGCGCGCGGTGAAGGACGCGCAAGACGTCGCGGACAAGCAGCGCGTGCTCCAGCAGAAGTTGAGCGAAGTGGAGTCGGAGATGGAGCGGCTGAACAGGCAGGCGCTGAGCAGCGAGCAACGCGTGGAGGTGCGCGTGTCCTGCTCCGAGGGCACGCAGGTGCCCGTGGAGCTGACGTACCTGGTGGGCGGCACGTCGTGGACGCCGCTGTACGAGGCGCGCGCGGAGGAGGGCTCGGGCGTGGTGGAATTGACGTCGCTGGCCACCGTGCGCCAGGCCTCGGGCGAGGACTGGGCGGGCGCGAAGCTCTTCCTCTCCACCGCGCAGCCGAGCCAGGACGCCACACCGCCCTCCGTCACGCCGCTGTACGTCTACGCCACGAAGAAGCCGAAGGAGCGCAAGGTGCTGGTGCGGCGTGACGAGCAGCAGCAGCACGCGCAGGGAGGCACCGATGCGCCGGAGGCCGAGGGCGAGGGTCTGCGCGTGTCGTCCCAGGGGCTGTCCGTGCAATGGGAGGCGCAGGAGGCGACGCGCGTGCCCGGTGACGGCAGCGCGGTGCGGGTGCGTCTGGGACGTCACAAGCTGAAGGCGGACTTCTCGTGGCGCACGGCGCCCAAGCTCCATCCGGTGGTGTTCCGCGTGGCCCGCCTGGCCAACACCACGCGCTTCCCGCTGCTGCCCGGCCCCGTCAGCGTCTTCCGCGACACGGGCTTCCTGGGGCACCAGCGACTGGAGCGCGTGGCGCGGGGCGCGCCCTTCGAGCTGACCTTCGGGCTGGAGGAGGGGCTGCGCGTGAAGCGCACCGTGGTGGAGGAGGTGAAGCAATCGAAGGGGCTCTTCGGCGGGAAGCAGCGCTTCCGCTACGTGTACCGCTTCGAGCTCGCCAACCTCCGCGCGCGCCCGGAGAAGGTGGAGCTGGCCGAGCACGTCCCCGTGTCCGAGCTGGACGACGTGAAGGTGGAAATGGAGCCGGAGTCCACGGCCGGCTACACGCTCGCGGCGGAAGACGGCATCGCCACGTGGAAGGTGGCCCTGGCGCCGGGCGAGCGGCGCACGGTGGACCTCGTCTTCCACGTGGACGCGCCCTCCAGCTACGACACGGGGAGCATGTAG
- a CDS encoding alpha/beta fold hydrolase, with translation MSLSRLFGVLTFLLLAAVPAGASAAPPSRGEARVPEVRYRTVKVEGLDIFYREAGPSDAPVLLLLHGFPTSSHMFRNLIPALADRYHVIAPDYPGFGQSSAPERSAFAYTFDNLARVVEGFTEAVGVKRYALYVMDYGAPVGFRLATRHPERVSALIVQNGNAYEEGLGEFWAQLRKYWSQPTQENRDALRSLLTLDATKWQYTNGVPDTSLVSPDTWTVDQAGLDRPGNADIQLDLFYDYRTNLPLYPAWQAYFRKYQPPTLVVWGKNDAIFIAAGAAPYQRDLPKATVHLLDAGHFALESSGPRITALIRDFLARNRGELERSPRQ, from the coding sequence ATGTCGTTGTCGCGACTGTTCGGAGTGTTGACGTTCCTGTTGCTGGCCGCGGTCCCCGCCGGTGCGTCGGCGGCGCCTCCGTCGCGTGGAGAGGCGCGTGTTCCGGAGGTGCGCTACCGCACGGTGAAGGTGGAGGGGCTGGACATCTTCTACCGCGAGGCGGGGCCCTCGGATGCACCGGTGCTGCTGTTGCTGCACGGCTTCCCGACGTCGTCGCACATGTTCCGCAACCTCATCCCGGCGCTGGCGGACCGCTACCACGTCATCGCGCCGGACTATCCGGGCTTCGGCCAGAGCAGCGCGCCGGAGCGGAGTGCCTTCGCGTACACCTTCGACAACCTCGCCCGCGTCGTGGAGGGCTTCACGGAGGCGGTGGGTGTGAAGCGCTACGCGCTGTACGTCATGGACTACGGCGCACCGGTGGGCTTCCGGCTGGCCACGCGTCATCCCGAGCGTGTCTCGGCGCTCATCGTGCAGAACGGCAATGCGTACGAGGAGGGGCTCGGCGAGTTCTGGGCGCAGCTGAGGAAGTATTGGAGCCAGCCGACACAGGAGAACCGTGACGCCCTGCGCTCGCTGCTCACGCTGGACGCCACGAAGTGGCAGTACACGAATGGGGTGCCGGATACGTCGCTCGTGAGCCCGGACACGTGGACGGTGGACCAGGCGGGGCTGGACCGCCCTGGCAACGCGGACATCCAGTTGGACCTCTTCTACGACTACCGCACCAACCTGCCGCTGTATCCGGCGTGGCAGGCGTACTTCCGCAAGTACCAGCCGCCCACGCTCGTCGTGTGGGGGAAGAACGACGCCATCTTCATCGCGGCGGGTGCGGCGCCGTACCAGCGGGACTTGCCCAAGGCCACGGTGCACCTGCTCGATGCGGGCCACTTCGCGCTGGAGTCCAGCGGGCCGCGCATCACGGCCCTCATCCGGGACTTCCTCGCCCGGAACCGTGGTGAGTTGGAGCGGTCGCCCCGGCAGTGA
- a CDS encoding TetR/AcrR family transcriptional regulator: MPAALLSREEVVGRLLGVFRQQGYDGASLAALSEATGLGRSSLYHYFPGGKDDMVNAVLDAVEAWLKDVGLAPLREPGTPEERLRAMLRTLDGFYEGGRLACALGALSLGSAKERLQPRLRQIMGLWMTELARVLEEAGLKPAMARERAEDALVEVQGALVLSSGMGDAAPFKRAMKRLPETLLRDAAPPPRRAQKPG, translated from the coding sequence GTGCCCGCTGCCCTGCTGTCCCGCGAAGAAGTCGTCGGCCGCCTGCTGGGCGTCTTCCGGCAGCAGGGCTACGACGGGGCCTCGCTGGCCGCGCTCTCCGAGGCGACGGGCCTGGGGCGCTCCAGCCTCTACCATTACTTCCCGGGCGGGAAGGACGACATGGTCAACGCGGTGCTCGACGCCGTGGAGGCGTGGCTCAAGGACGTGGGGCTCGCGCCGCTGCGGGAGCCCGGCACGCCCGAGGAGCGCCTGCGCGCCATGCTGCGCACCCTGGACGGTTTCTACGAAGGCGGCCGTCTCGCGTGCGCGCTGGGCGCCCTCTCCCTGGGTAGCGCGAAGGAGCGGCTCCAGCCGAGGCTGCGTCAAATCATGGGTCTGTGGATGACGGAGCTGGCCCGGGTGCTGGAGGAGGCGGGCCTGAAGCCCGCCATGGCCCGCGAGCGCGCGGAGGACGCGCTCGTCGAGGTGCAGGGGGCGCTCGTCCTCTCCAGCGGCATGGGAGACGCCGCCCCCTTCAAGCGCGCGATGAAGCGGCTGCCCGAGACGCTGCTCCGCGACGCCGCCCCTCCGCCCCGGCGCGCCCAGAAGCCGGGGTGA
- a CDS encoding AAA domain-containing protein: MRRKSEAELRKELDEARQRSLKPGLSREWARLYQNEVKKLEQALEAIRPRNRGAKERPSGNAASTVPEAADAPVEGYVASLVPLLQQLPRPQEVAGEVVRRVLPAELLSALEGEKSLYRPSMLKRVEGLDIAGDGLLSLIPHPAADPGWCGGVLMGFSGDGRVFSGEIVHMDAATGRIYATFKREPSQVLQFVKDMERWCYQPFDFSSAIQVAAAAYDQRTPVLEECLNRVHGRMPGTQGQVLDGDGPQRLWAQRWGLLWGPPGTGKTETLSTLLAESVRARPLERILAVAPTNRAVDNLALRVSRKLLNQGALVGPDGRARVFRGGVGISEELTREFPQVLHDPRYQALIAQVEQVEQQVRVLEARRAPAAEIAARKAEVRSLRKGINDETHFVAQQGDATLILITVHRALRLVSELAARTHFARVVVDEAGMVMCAASALLLPLGRQVTLAGDPKQIGPVCRVPEGAQAEVHRWLRNSPLSHLEDARQAGNASHVLLLREQHRMHPEISSVVSGFSYAGMLVDGEGPRTRKPAHVPSYPATRANWVVLDESVREAARTAAERGENGRGYQRKASAEVAVALATDAVRAGLRVLAVTPYRAQAVLLRDEGTRIGFQVEQYTASTIHRQQGTEFDVVLVDTVSAGRPFRPSDLMTMLNVAASRAREYLFVIASLAEHESPMVAMLLDRLSRVAMPGRRGGPVRSLPERNVSSEPALMSPDCLGAEIATMKRLRPLFTQEQVALFERRFDEGHHLVRGVAGSGKTFVLAHWVARVVAEKRAARVLVSFFNKALAPLMVKLIQESLRRHLGAEAESAWQRIDIQHVWSTAKTAAATYDAVFVDEAQDMTADNLIHLHDLVKPVQRPDGKTQRAFLLFMDDSQNVYGNKPIEEMKDLLPEGLNFSGRTRVLREAFRSTRQVLDLAFNVVLDPQGRHRSANPGMREFMRVQELKAQERLEEPSTSLDGLFHVTYTEREGVVPVVKAFESPSREAAWLVNEVRRLIHQERVQLGDIMVVSPGMPARFAQALQAAGVQAVAFGGRDGKGTAEFPVGVVPYVRATTIHSCKGHECPVVFFCGVEGLDTIDDWMDGMVGKSPRELERTRRSLFYVGATRAMVRQYVSSGRAGRFVDVASFYANLLASHPAEVLARASQPPRSELPAVTSTQ, from the coding sequence ATGCGCAGGAAGAGCGAGGCGGAACTGCGGAAGGAGTTGGATGAGGCCCGACAGCGCTCCCTCAAACCCGGGCTATCCCGGGAGTGGGCGCGCCTCTATCAGAACGAAGTCAAAAAGCTCGAGCAGGCGCTGGAGGCGATACGTCCCCGCAATAGGGGGGCGAAGGAACGGCCTTCTGGGAACGCCGCGTCCACCGTGCCTGAAGCCGCGGATGCTCCCGTGGAGGGCTATGTCGCATCGCTCGTCCCCCTCCTCCAGCAGTTGCCTCGCCCCCAGGAAGTCGCCGGCGAGGTGGTGCGCCGAGTCCTTCCCGCCGAGTTGCTCAGCGCGCTCGAGGGTGAGAAGTCGCTCTACCGGCCGTCCATGCTCAAGCGGGTGGAGGGGCTTGATATCGCGGGCGACGGATTGTTGAGTCTCATTCCCCATCCGGCAGCGGATCCAGGTTGGTGTGGTGGCGTGTTGATGGGGTTCTCCGGAGACGGGCGCGTCTTCTCAGGTGAAATCGTCCACATGGACGCGGCGACTGGCCGCATCTACGCAACCTTCAAACGAGAACCGTCGCAGGTGCTCCAGTTCGTCAAGGACATGGAGCGGTGGTGCTACCAACCCTTCGACTTTTCCTCGGCCATCCAGGTCGCGGCCGCTGCCTACGACCAGCGGACGCCCGTGCTGGAGGAGTGTCTGAACCGTGTCCACGGCCGGATGCCAGGGACTCAAGGACAGGTGCTGGATGGGGACGGCCCCCAGCGCCTGTGGGCACAGCGCTGGGGGTTGCTCTGGGGGCCTCCTGGGACGGGAAAGACGGAGACGCTCTCCACCCTGTTGGCTGAATCCGTGCGAGCTCGGCCCCTCGAGCGCATTCTCGCGGTCGCTCCGACGAATCGGGCTGTAGACAACCTGGCGCTGCGGGTTTCTCGGAAGCTCTTGAATCAGGGCGCCCTCGTGGGACCGGACGGACGCGCACGGGTGTTTCGTGGAGGCGTGGGAATTTCCGAGGAGTTGACGCGCGAGTTTCCCCAAGTGCTGCACGACCCCAGGTACCAGGCGCTCATCGCACAGGTGGAGCAGGTCGAGCAGCAGGTTCGTGTGCTCGAAGCACGCAGAGCTCCAGCGGCGGAGATTGCGGCGAGGAAGGCCGAGGTGCGCAGCCTCCGGAAGGGCATCAACGACGAGACGCACTTCGTGGCGCAGCAAGGCGATGCCACCCTCATCCTGATTACGGTTCATCGCGCTCTTCGTCTGGTGTCGGAATTGGCGGCGCGCACGCACTTCGCACGCGTGGTGGTGGACGAGGCCGGCATGGTGATGTGCGCGGCCTCGGCCCTCCTGCTTCCACTGGGACGGCAGGTCACTCTCGCGGGAGATCCCAAACAGATTGGCCCCGTGTGCCGGGTGCCCGAAGGAGCCCAGGCAGAGGTGCACCGGTGGCTTCGCAATTCACCCCTGAGCCATCTGGAGGATGCTCGGCAGGCCGGGAACGCATCGCATGTTTTGCTGCTCAGGGAGCAGCACCGCATGCACCCGGAGATTTCCTCCGTCGTGAGCGGGTTCTCCTACGCAGGGATGCTGGTGGACGGCGAAGGCCCGAGGACGCGAAAGCCGGCCCACGTGCCTTCCTACCCGGCCACCCGTGCCAACTGGGTCGTGCTGGATGAGAGCGTGCGTGAAGCTGCGCGGACCGCGGCAGAGCGGGGTGAGAATGGGCGCGGCTACCAGCGGAAGGCCTCCGCTGAGGTTGCAGTGGCCCTGGCCACTGATGCGGTTCGCGCGGGGTTGAGAGTGCTGGCCGTGACGCCCTACCGCGCGCAGGCCGTGCTCCTCCGAGATGAGGGCACTCGGATTGGGTTCCAGGTGGAGCAGTACACAGCGTCCACCATTCATCGCCAGCAGGGGACCGAGTTCGATGTCGTTCTCGTCGACACGGTGTCCGCGGGCCGTCCCTTTCGTCCCTCTGACCTGATGACGATGCTGAATGTCGCGGCGAGCCGCGCACGGGAATATCTGTTCGTCATTGCCTCACTCGCCGAGCACGAGTCACCCATGGTGGCCATGCTCCTGGACCGGCTTTCGAGAGTTGCAATGCCGGGGCGCCGTGGAGGACCGGTGCGCTCGTTGCCCGAGCGAAACGTCTCTTCGGAGCCGGCGCTCATGTCTCCAGACTGTTTGGGCGCCGAAATAGCAACGATGAAGAGGTTGAGGCCCCTCTTCACTCAGGAGCAGGTGGCCTTGTTCGAGCGCCGTTTCGACGAGGGACACCACCTCGTTCGTGGCGTGGCGGGAAGTGGCAAGACCTTCGTGCTTGCCCACTGGGTCGCGCGAGTCGTGGCGGAGAAGCGTGCAGCCCGGGTTCTGGTCTCCTTCTTCAACAAGGCACTCGCACCGCTGATGGTGAAGCTCATACAGGAGTCGCTCCGCCGCCATCTGGGGGCCGAAGCGGAGTCAGCCTGGCAGCGCATCGACATCCAGCATGTCTGGAGCACGGCGAAGACGGCTGCGGCCACTTATGACGCCGTCTTCGTGGACGAGGCGCAGGACATGACGGCCGACAACCTCATCCACCTCCATGACCTCGTGAAGCCGGTTCAGAGGCCGGACGGCAAGACGCAGAGGGCCTTCTTGCTGTTCATGGATGATTCCCAGAACGTGTACGGCAACAAGCCCATCGAGGAAATGAAGGACCTCCTCCCCGAGGGGCTCAACTTCTCGGGACGCACCCGCGTCTTGCGCGAGGCCTTTCGTTCAACGCGGCAGGTACTCGACCTTGCCTTCAACGTGGTGCTCGACCCCCAGGGGCGGCACCGGTCGGCGAATCCGGGCATGCGTGAGTTCATGCGGGTGCAGGAGCTCAAGGCCCAGGAGCGCCTGGAAGAACCCTCGACCTCTCTCGACGGGCTCTTTCACGTCACCTACACGGAGCGCGAGGGCGTGGTGCCCGTGGTGAAGGCGTTCGAGTCTCCCTCGAGAGAGGCCGCCTGGTTGGTGAATGAGGTCAGGCGCCTCATCCACCAGGAGCGCGTCCAGCTCGGGGACATCATGGTGGTCTCACCCGGAATGCCCGCTCGATTTGCTCAGGCGCTGCAAGCAGCGGGAGTGCAGGCCGTTGCCTTTGGTGGAAGGGATGGGAAGGGCACAGCGGAGTTCCCGGTCGGCGTGGTGCCCTACGTTCGCGCCACGACCATCCACTCCTGCAAGGGACATGAATGCCCGGTGGTCTTCTTCTGCGGTGTCGAGGGACTCGACACCATTGATGATTGGATGGATGGGATGGTGGGGAAGTCGCCGCGCGAGCTGGAGCGCACGCGTCGCTCCCTGTTCTACGTGGGAGCGACGCGAGCAATGGTGCGTCAGTACGTCAGCAGCGGGCGCGCGGGAAGGTTCGTCGACGTGGCGTCTTTCTACGCGAACCTGTTGGCCTCGCATCCCGCAGAGGTGTTGGCGCGAGCGTCGCAGCCTCCGCGGAGCGAGTTGCCTGCGGTCACGAGCACGCAGTGA